In a genomic window of Candidatus Marinarcus aquaticus:
- a CDS encoding MlaE family ABC transporter permease: protein MENSTSHFQLITLKQNHYKLQLFKCWNNATLSEQIMALNRLKLSSKATVELDFEHIEALDSSAMIFLIGFSKRFAKTSMQHLGQFENLYNVYHTYYQENQSRPFLDTFSLERIGKKAYETYEGALNFIHFIGQLFYFLSYSLSHPHKIRFQATLKQIDSSAIQALLIIAVTSFLVGLVIAYQGAVQLEKFGANIFIVEMVCITMFREIAPLVTAIVIAGRTASSYTAEIGAMKITDEIDAMKTMGFEPTMFLTLPRVLALFVSLPLLVFFADVIGVFAGMVVAHLDLNITYNEFVLRMGNEVPLKHLLIGIFKSMFFGIAIAIIGCYRGFQVQNNTTSIGRYTTFSVVNAIFVVIALNALFSVILTEAGI, encoded by the coding sequence ATGGAAAATTCAACTTCACATTTTCAACTCATAACCTTAAAACAAAACCACTACAAACTGCAACTTTTTAAATGCTGGAATAATGCAACCTTAAGTGAACAAATCATGGCGCTTAATCGTCTGAAACTCTCTTCTAAAGCAACAGTAGAACTGGATTTTGAACACATTGAAGCATTGGACAGTTCAGCCATGATATTTCTTATTGGTTTTTCAAAGCGATTTGCAAAAACTTCCATGCAACATTTAGGCCAATTTGAAAACCTTTACAATGTTTATCACACCTACTATCAAGAGAACCAAAGTCGTCCGTTTTTAGATACCTTCTCTTTAGAGCGCATTGGCAAAAAAGCGTATGAGACGTATGAGGGAGCTTTAAATTTTATCCATTTTATCGGACAACTTTTTTACTTTTTATCATACTCTTTATCCCATCCTCACAAAATACGCTTTCAAGCCACGCTCAAACAAATAGACAGTTCAGCCATTCAAGCATTGCTGATTATTGCAGTGACCTCTTTTTTGGTGGGATTGGTCATTGCCTATCAAGGGGCGGTGCAACTTGAAAAGTTTGGTGCCAATATTTTTATTGTGGAGATGGTTTGTATTACGATGTTTCGCGAAATTGCACCACTGGTTACAGCCATTGTTATTGCAGGAAGAACCGCCAGTTCCTACACTGCAGAAATTGGTGCCATGAAAATCACCGATGAGATTGATGCCATGAAAACCATGGGCTTTGAACCCACGATGTTTTTAACTCTACCTAGGGTCTTAGCTCTGTTTGTTTCACTGCCACTGTTGGTCTTTTTTGCAGACGTTATTGGTGTTTTTGCAGGTATGGTTGTCGCACATTTGGATCTGAATATTACGTACAATGAGTTTGTACTTCGCATGGGCAATGAGGTGCCACTTAAACATCTACTAATTGGTATTTTTAAATCGATGTTTTTTGGTATTGCCATTGCTATTATTGGATGTTATCGTGGCTTTCAAGTTCAAAATAACACCACCAGTATTGGACGCTATACGACGTTCAGCGTGGTCAATGCTATTTTTGTTGTGATTGCTTTAAACGCGCTCTTTTCTGTTATTTTAACCGAAGCTGGGATTTAA